One genomic window of Luteitalea pratensis includes the following:
- a CDS encoding sugar phosphate isomerase/epimerase family protein gives MSISRRALLGAAGTAAAAAALQVVPSSSAFAQRTGPTPASLGKGPGRIKLGVSSYSYWHFRPENDPYPIEKVIEHAASVGVEGVDILHRQMKGEDNAYLQRLKKHAFVNGIDLIALSIHQGFVFPDAAERQKNIDHTVHCMELAYAMGIPCLRLNTGRWNTTKSFDDLMANKGIEPVLPGATEAQGFEWCISSIEKLLPTAEKLGVVLALENHWGLARTADGLMRIVDAVNSPWLGVLADTGNFLDDQYAQFEKIAPKTVFVQAKTYEGGGEWYSLDIDYARIAKILAAQQYRGYVSLEFEGKAPAQEAVPKAVAQLRAAFKG, from the coding sequence TCGTCGTGCGTTGTTGGGCGCCGCTGGCACAGCCGCAGCTGCCGCGGCCCTGCAGGTCGTCCCGTCCTCGTCTGCGTTCGCGCAGCGTACCGGGCCCACTCCGGCATCGCTCGGCAAGGGGCCGGGCCGCATCAAACTTGGCGTGTCGTCCTACTCGTACTGGCACTTCCGGCCGGAGAACGACCCGTATCCGATCGAGAAGGTCATCGAGCATGCCGCGTCGGTCGGCGTCGAGGGCGTGGACATCCTGCACCGCCAGATGAAGGGCGAGGACAACGCGTACCTGCAGCGCCTCAAGAAGCACGCGTTCGTCAACGGCATCGACCTGATCGCGTTGTCCATTCACCAGGGCTTCGTGTTCCCGGATGCCGCCGAGCGGCAGAAGAACATCGACCACACGGTGCACTGCATGGAACTGGCCTACGCGATGGGCATCCCGTGCCTGCGCCTGAACACCGGCCGCTGGAACACCACCAAGTCGTTCGACGACCTGATGGCCAACAAGGGCATCGAGCCAGTGCTGCCCGGTGCGACCGAAGCCCAGGGCTTCGAATGGTGCATCTCGTCGATCGAGAAGTTGTTGCCGACCGCCGAGAAGCTCGGTGTGGTGTTGGCCCTCGAGAACCACTGGGGCCTGGCACGCACCGCCGACGGGCTGATGCGGATCGTCGACGCCGTCAACTCGCCATGGCTCGGCGTGCTCGCCGACACGGGCAACTTCCTCGACGATCAGTACGCGCAGTTCGAGAAGATCGCACCAAAGACGGTCTTCGTGCAGGCCAAGACGTACGAGGGCGGCGGCGAGTGGTACTCGCTCGACATCGACTACGCCCGCATCGCGAAGATCCTCGCCGCGCAGCAGTATCGCGGCTATGTCTCGCTGGAGTTCGAAGGCAAGGCGCCCGCCCAGGAGGCGGTGCCGAAGGCCGTCGCACAACTGCGGGCGGCGTTCAAGGGGTAG
- a CDS encoding DUF411 domain-containing protein, with product MTQTFVARFSGALVMTLTLAGVIAAAQAKLPTVVVYKTPTCGCCTKWVEHLKAAGFTVETQHRDDLTSIRQQQKVPPTATSCHTALVGPYVVEGHVPAADVKKLLAEKPAIKGIAVRGMPVGSPGMEGANPQKYDTLAFTEGGKTSVFAKH from the coding sequence GTGACCCAGACCTTCGTGGCGCGTTTCAGTGGCGCGCTGGTGATGACCCTGACACTCGCCGGCGTGATCGCCGCGGCGCAAGCCAAACTTCCGACCGTGGTCGTGTACAAGACGCCCACCTGCGGCTGTTGCACCAAGTGGGTGGAGCACCTCAAGGCGGCCGGCTTCACGGTTGAAACGCAGCATCGTGACGACCTGACGAGCATCCGGCAGCAGCAGAAGGTACCGCCCACCGCCACGTCGTGCCACACGGCACTGGTGGGACCGTACGTCGTCGAGGGCCACGTGCCCGCGGCCGACGTCAAGAAGCTGCTCGCGGAGAAACCCGCCATCAAGGGCATCGCCGTGCGCGGCATGCCGGTCGGCTCGCCGGGCATGGAAGGCGCGAACCCGCAGAAGTACGACACGCTCGCCTTCACCGAAGGCGGCAAGACGAGCGTGTTTGCGAAACACTGA
- a CDS encoding M28 family peptidase, giving the protein MPTRRRFLTTVPAVLAAAQVSRSDLQAQTSAGSAVAAWLTPYQRDVQRLVDASVGSTAAWDRLAELCDTFGGRLTGTRNLQLACEWAAETMRGDGLENVRLEKTMAPHWVRGEESLAIETPVRSPLVMLGLGGSVGTPAGGITAPLIVVRSFDELNKRASDVPGRVVLYDVPFTSYGQTVAYRANGAINAARHGAVAVLVRSVGPIGLRTPHTGAVSYLQGTPQIPAAALPVEDSQRLARLAARGVPVTVTLRMAAATLPDVESANVIGEVTGRERADEIVVVGGHFDSWDAAVGASDDGVGCIVTWEAARLMKKLGLHPRRTVRVVLFTNEENGLRGATAYRDGYVASASKHVMALESDIGVFEPMRLGFSGNERARQMMADVVDLLQPLGFPPLGPGGGGADIGPIAQAGQVPTMALAGDAARYFQIHHTPADTVERIDPKEMAKAAAAIAVVTWMAAEMETPLPR; this is encoded by the coding sequence ATGCCGACCCGTCGCCGCTTCCTCACCACAGTGCCCGCCGTCCTCGCTGCCGCGCAGGTGTCCCGTTCAGACCTGCAGGCGCAGACATCGGCCGGCAGTGCCGTCGCCGCGTGGCTCACGCCCTACCAACGCGACGTGCAGCGACTCGTCGACGCCAGTGTCGGCTCCACCGCGGCATGGGACCGTCTCGCCGAGCTGTGCGACACCTTCGGCGGCCGGTTGACTGGCACGCGCAACCTGCAGCTCGCGTGCGAGTGGGCAGCCGAGACGATGCGCGGTGACGGACTCGAGAACGTCCGGCTCGAGAAGACGATGGCGCCGCATTGGGTGCGCGGCGAGGAATCGCTCGCGATCGAGACACCTGTCCGGTCGCCACTGGTCATGCTGGGGCTCGGCGGCAGTGTGGGCACGCCAGCCGGCGGTATCACTGCCCCGCTGATCGTGGTTCGCAGTTTCGACGAGTTGAACAAGCGCGCCTCCGATGTGCCGGGGCGCGTCGTCCTGTACGACGTGCCGTTCACGAGCTACGGCCAGACGGTCGCGTATCGCGCCAACGGCGCGATCAACGCCGCCCGTCATGGCGCCGTCGCCGTGCTCGTGCGCTCTGTTGGCCCGATCGGCCTGCGGACGCCCCATACGGGCGCCGTGAGCTACCTGCAGGGTACGCCGCAGATTCCTGCCGCGGCCCTGCCTGTGGAGGACTCGCAGCGCCTCGCCCGTCTCGCCGCACGCGGCGTGCCGGTCACCGTGACGCTTCGGATGGCGGCGGCGACGCTTCCAGACGTCGAGAGCGCCAACGTGATCGGCGAGGTCACCGGGCGGGAGCGGGCCGACGAGATCGTGGTGGTCGGCGGGCACTTCGATTCCTGGGATGCCGCAGTCGGTGCCTCCGACGATGGCGTCGGGTGCATCGTCACGTGGGAGGCCGCGCGTCTCATGAAGAAGCTCGGGCTGCACCCGCGCCGGACCGTGCGCGTGGTGCTGTTCACGAACGAGGAGAACGGCCTGCGCGGCGCCACGGCGTACCGTGACGGGTACGTGGCCTCGGCGTCGAAGCACGTCATGGCGCTCGAGTCAGACATCGGCGTGTTCGAACCGATGCGTCTCGGTTTTTCCGGCAACGAGCGCGCGCGCCAGATGATGGCCGACGTTGTCGACCTGCTGCAGCCGCTCGGCTTCCCACCTCTCGGGCCGGGCGGTGGCGGCGCCGACATCGGCCCGATCGCGCAGGCCGGCCAGGTGCCGACGATGGCACTCGCGGGTGATGCGGCGAGGTATTTCCAGATTCACCACACGCCCGCGGATACGGTCGAGCGAATCGACCCCAAGGAGATGGCCAAGGCGGCCGCGGCGATCGCCGTCGTCACGTGGATGGCCGCCGAGATGGAGACACCGTTACCAAGGTAG
- a CDS encoding BrnT family toxin: MDFEWDPVKDADNHSKHGVTFKDASTVFGDPLAVTIADPDHSSDEQRFLTVGATAQQRLLIVAHTDRDDRIRIISARPVTSAERRTYEHDGQETDRWNETGVRPHRWRAREVLRAVSARHEHRATRA; encoded by the coding sequence ATGGATTTCGAGTGGGATCCAGTCAAAGATGCCGACAACCACTCGAAGCACGGCGTCACGTTCAAGGACGCATCAACCGTATTTGGCGACCCGCTGGCGGTGACAATCGCGGATCCGGATCATTCGAGCGACGAACAGCGATTCTTGACCGTCGGGGCGACGGCTCAGCAGCGACTGCTGATCGTCGCCCATACTGACCGAGACGATCGGATTCGCATCATCAGTGCACGGCCCGTGACGAGTGCCGAGCGCCGAACATACGAACATGACGGACAAGAAACCGACCGATGGAATGAGACCGGAGTACGACCTCACCGGTGGCGTGCGAGGGAAGTACTACGAGCGGTATCAGCAAGGCACGAACATCGTGCTACTCGAGCCTGA
- a CDS encoding CopG family ribbon-helix-helix protein, with protein sequence MTLDPELLDRVDHLVARQRFRNRSQAIEAALAVKLSRLARTRVAEECARLDPTEDRLLADEGLGAANESWPEY encoded by the coding sequence CTGACGCTCGACCCTGAACTGCTCGACCGCGTGGACCACCTCGTGGCCCGGCAGCGCTTCCGCAATCGTAGCCAGGCGATTGAGGCAGCGCTCGCGGTAAAGCTGTCTCGATTGGCCCGCACTCGCGTGGCCGAGGAGTGCGCCAGGCTCGACCCGACGGAGGACCGTCTGCTGGCCGACGAGGGCCTGGGGGCTGCGAATGAATCATGGCCCGAATACTGA
- a CDS encoding CRTAC1 family protein, which yields MLLMVSGLMLHAQQPGRPRFEDIADKTGLRFVHDNGARGDYWLPEIMGAGVAVFDYDNDGDLDVFLVQGAPGTDANPPGTGHRAAAGRDGSLPARRSLGEGGSRPSPPPEPPTSRLFRNDLDKPGGTLRFTDVTTQAGVGLVAQGMGTAVGDVDNDGDLDLYVTTFGDNVLFRNEADGRFVDVTAAANANDPRWSSSAAFFDYDRDGFLDLYVANYVDFTPAGNKPCAEPAGQRDYCAPLAYRPVPDRLLRNRGDGTFEDASEKAGITRADGNGLGVAIGDYDADGWPDIYVANDATPNQLWMNQHDGTFEDMGLLAGTAYNAAGRPEGSMGIASGDYDRDGDEDLVVTNIVGETFVLYENDGKGGFEDRRAAVGLAAPTAMMTGFGADWFDADNDGWLELFVANGAVNLIPSLRATPNPFRQRNQLFTTGPGIGLRVTGAGNPPPIDGRDGSLSRPSQNHPPPVPLTASRPSTSPNATVRLRDVTAEAGPGLELLGVGRGAALGDLDLDGRVDVVVTNNGGPVRLLHNVTSGAGHWLRLRLTQPKTNRRAVGASVRIDVPGQPPIVRRVHSGGSYLSSSDDRLYVGLGASAGPITATVTWPDGVQQRVSGLVVDREHEISRRSRPSVFGP from the coding sequence ATGCTTCTCATGGTCAGCGGGCTGATGCTACACGCCCAGCAGCCTGGCAGACCTCGTTTCGAGGACATCGCCGACAAAACCGGACTACGCTTCGTGCACGACAACGGCGCCCGCGGCGACTACTGGCTGCCGGAGATCATGGGCGCGGGCGTGGCCGTGTTCGACTACGACAACGACGGCGATCTCGACGTCTTCCTCGTGCAGGGTGCTCCGGGAACTGACGCGAACCCGCCGGGCACCGGGCACCGGGCGGCGGCAGGTAGGGACGGCTCTCTGCCTGCGCGCCGCAGCCTTGGCGAAGGCGGGAGCCGTCCATCTCCGCCCCCCGAACCTCCGACCTCCAGGTTGTTTCGCAACGACCTCGACAAGCCTGGCGGCACGCTGCGGTTCACCGATGTCACCACGCAGGCTGGTGTCGGGCTTGTTGCACAGGGCATGGGCACGGCCGTCGGCGACGTCGACAACGACGGCGATCTCGATCTCTACGTCACCACGTTCGGCGACAACGTGCTGTTTCGCAACGAGGCCGACGGACGCTTCGTGGACGTGACCGCCGCGGCCAACGCCAACGACCCACGCTGGAGCAGCAGCGCTGCGTTCTTCGACTACGACCGCGACGGCTTCCTCGACCTGTATGTCGCCAATTACGTGGACTTCACGCCAGCCGGCAACAAGCCGTGCGCCGAGCCCGCCGGGCAGCGTGATTACTGCGCGCCGCTGGCCTATCGTCCCGTGCCCGATCGTCTCTTGCGCAATCGCGGCGATGGCACGTTCGAGGACGCGAGCGAGAAGGCCGGCATCACGCGCGCAGATGGCAACGGGCTTGGCGTGGCCATCGGTGACTACGACGCCGACGGCTGGCCCGACATCTACGTGGCCAACGACGCGACGCCGAACCAGCTGTGGATGAACCAGCACGACGGCACCTTTGAGGACATGGGCCTGCTCGCCGGCACCGCGTACAACGCCGCGGGACGTCCGGAAGGCAGCATGGGCATCGCCTCGGGCGACTACGATCGCGACGGCGACGAAGACCTCGTCGTCACCAACATCGTCGGCGAAACGTTCGTGCTCTACGAGAACGATGGCAAAGGGGGTTTCGAGGACCGTCGCGCGGCGGTGGGACTGGCAGCGCCGACCGCGATGATGACCGGATTCGGCGCTGACTGGTTCGATGCCGACAACGACGGCTGGCTCGAGTTGTTCGTTGCCAACGGCGCCGTCAACCTGATTCCGAGCCTGCGCGCGACACCCAACCCCTTCCGCCAGCGCAATCAGCTGTTCACCACAGGACCGGGAATCGGGTTACGGGTGACGGGTGCCGGGAACCCGCCGCCCATTGATGGTAGGGACGGCTCTCTGAGCCGTCCATCTCAGAACCACCCGCCACCCGTCCCCCTCACCGCAAGCCGGCCGTCTACATCGCCGAACGCGACCGTGCGTCTGCGGGACGTCACCGCCGAGGCCGGGCCGGGCCTGGAGTTGCTCGGGGTCGGTCGGGGCGCGGCACTCGGCGATCTCGACCTCGATGGCCGCGTCGATGTCGTCGTCACCAACAACGGCGGCCCGGTCCGCCTGCTGCACAACGTCACCAGCGGTGCCGGTCACTGGCTGCGACTGAGATTGACGCAGCCGAAGACGAACAGGCGCGCCGTCGGTGCCTCGGTGCGGATCGACGTTCCAGGCCAGCCGCCGATCGTGCGCCGCGTCCATTCCGGCGGCAGCTACCTCTCGTCCTCTGACGATCGGCTGTACGTCGGCCTGGGTGCCAGTGCCGGTCCGATCACTGCCACCGTGACCTGGCCCGACGGCGTACAGCAGCGCGTGAGCGGCCTCGTAGTGGACCGCGAGCATGAGATCAGCCGCCGATCTCGCCCCTCAGTATTCGGGCCATGA
- a CDS encoding tetratricopeptide repeat protein has translation MSDRGRHRPYIDRVAAETARSESGPYQPCCNARVLFVRLAALMLASALMLQPAADWRTIPVDSYPSDARAQIGAASETATRRPNDAEAVGQLGLVLHAWEQYELAVTVYAEARRLAPTAVDWWALSGTLATRMGRHDDAAEYFGKATALAPSPLLALRHADALLDAGRLAEARAAYDLAVTMPDAEPAARYGLGRLAIVDGDMTTARTQFERAVALVPTFGAAHYALAQVHRKAGDLAAARASIARQQQCLNCWPMPADPYASRLAAVRDDARALLQRGLGLAGRAEDAKAIALHEDALVRDPALLQAHVNLITLYARTGNMAKAEEHYRAVTARGLQLAEAHRAFGLALLAVKEPARAEPILRLAVEANPQDAEALNALGLIQESSGRLAVAEGSYRRAVAANPRVRGLRFNLARILVAQGRLDDALAQLSLLALPDDAESVRYMHAAAALHVRKGDIATGRRLSEEALARARRYGLADVAAAIERDLEKLK, from the coding sequence ATGTCCGACCGTGGACGTCATCGGCCGTACATCGATCGTGTCGCCGCGGAGACGGCCCGCTCGGAGAGCGGGCCCTACCAACCGTGCTGTAATGCCCGTGTGCTCTTCGTGCGCCTCGCCGCCCTGATGCTGGCGTCGGCCCTGATGCTGCAGCCGGCGGCCGACTGGCGAACCATTCCTGTCGACAGCTATCCAAGTGACGCCCGCGCCCAGATTGGCGCCGCGAGTGAAACCGCCACGCGCCGTCCGAACGACGCGGAGGCAGTCGGACAACTCGGTCTCGTGCTGCACGCGTGGGAGCAATACGAGCTTGCCGTCACGGTCTATGCCGAGGCCCGGCGACTTGCGCCCACAGCCGTCGACTGGTGGGCCCTCTCGGGCACGCTGGCGACCCGGATGGGTCGCCACGACGACGCCGCCGAGTATTTCGGCAAGGCCACTGCGCTGGCGCCGTCACCGCTGCTGGCGTTGCGTCATGCCGACGCGCTGCTCGATGCCGGACGACTGGCCGAGGCGCGCGCGGCGTATGACCTCGCCGTCACCATGCCCGACGCCGAGCCTGCCGCGCGGTACGGACTCGGCCGGCTTGCGATCGTCGACGGCGACATGACCACGGCCCGCACGCAGTTCGAGCGCGCCGTCGCGCTTGTGCCGACCTTCGGCGCTGCGCACTACGCCCTTGCCCAGGTCCATCGCAAGGCCGGCGACCTGGCAGCCGCCCGCGCCTCCATCGCCAGGCAGCAGCAGTGTCTCAACTGCTGGCCGATGCCGGCCGACCCGTACGCATCCCGCCTCGCTGCCGTCCGCGACGACGCCAGGGCGCTGCTGCAGCGCGGCCTGGGTCTCGCCGGGCGTGCCGAAGATGCGAAGGCGATCGCCCTTCATGAGGACGCGCTGGTGCGGGACCCGGCGCTGCTGCAGGCGCACGTCAACCTGATCACGCTGTACGCGCGGACCGGCAACATGGCGAAGGCCGAGGAGCACTACCGTGCGGTGACCGCACGCGGCCTGCAACTGGCCGAGGCGCACCGTGCTTTCGGGCTCGCCTTGCTGGCGGTGAAGGAGCCCGCGCGCGCCGAGCCCATCCTGCGTCTTGCCGTCGAGGCCAACCCGCAGGATGCCGAGGCGCTCAACGCGCTCGGCCTGATCCAGGAAAGCAGTGGCCGGCTCGCCGTCGCGGAAGGGTCGTACCGTCGGGCGGTCGCGGCCAATCCTCGCGTGCGCGGCCTGCGCTTCAACCTCGCCCGCATCCTGGTCGCGCAAGGGCGTCTCGACGACGCACTCGCGCAACTTTCGCTACTGGCCCTTCCCGACGATGCGGAGAGCGTGCGGTACATGCACGCCGCCGCTGCCCTGCACGTGCGCAAGGGCGACATCGCGACCGGCCGTCGCTTGAGCGAAGAGGCATTGGCCAGGGCGCGGCGCTACGGCCTCGCCGACGTCGCGGCAGCCATCGAGAGGGATTTGGAGAAACTCAAATAG
- a CDS encoding TonB-dependent receptor — MALLPANASAQALYGTIAGTVTDDSGAAIPGATVTVVNEGTGLQVSGVTDETGAYAIRNLQPGTWTVKASLQGFKEYIQTGVPVAQNDVSRVDGKLEVGALTESVTVTTDSALLKTDKADVSVNLKPADVVNLPLNQYRNYQGLMNLVPGATPTVTQNNQVDTPARALATNVNGTNNNNNVTRIDGAASINVWLPHHAGYIAPVETIETVNISTNSFDASQGMTGGAAVSVATKSGTNQFRGSAFWFRNQDNFNARQGYLTTLENPESSVDILGGTVGGPIKKNNLFFFGGWERNLEKNSFVEQFTVPTARMRQGDFSEVLAVNPNFKLYDPATGNQSTGAGRAEFPGAVIPASRISSISQTIQSQYPAPNAAGTNSGLQNNYEVARFPEAKRDNVDFKVNWNRTSANQIWAKYSMMDASVQSLFKLPFDEPGGGDTTVDLWSIGQTYTINPTLIWDATFGSNVMEHASRGPDYGTNYGLDLFKIPGTNSAGTTGPGSADPLLYSGMPQINTGLGVIGNNDGWTPVQRREFNYTFSTNVTKVAGRHEIRSGFDLVKLGLDHWQPEFNNPRGTFSFNGAITGIPGYSATIWNNYGAFLLGQMSEYGKSVQFEEMTTNEDQYGLYINDRWQVSDKLTLNAGLRWEYYPLMQRDDRSFEQLDLATFNVLFSEKSSDLGYESQKNLFAPRVGAAYRINDDTVFRAGYGRTFNPLPWSRPLRGFYPSTIAYGATGPVAAIPYGDIGLGIPPAANPDLSTGVTPLPRGVTMRTPEVGNVQRGTIDSWNVFVERRLPGEISLSTGYVGTATNNGYADLNLNYAESGGNANRQFSAQAGTADILLWGARTKARYHSLQMAVNRPFRNGLLLKGAYTFSKALNEADDDGWVGLSWNQPSQIGRNYARAGYDRPHMLQMGFVYELPWFREDSGVLAMLLKAWQINGIGSWVSGTPFSVTGDNALLNQQGGLQTGNVSGELEGNFNEAGPNGPWYDPSQFSQPGNAWGNSGRNSFRGPSNWNLDFSLFKAIPVGRYRMEFRAESSNVLNHTQWASPATADRAITSLNFMRLRTLARTPRRIQLGLRFAF, encoded by the coding sequence GTGGCGCTGCTGCCAGCCAATGCGTCGGCACAAGCGCTGTACGGCACGATTGCCGGTACGGTGACTGATGATTCTGGCGCGGCCATTCCTGGCGCGACCGTGACCGTGGTGAACGAGGGTACCGGCCTCCAGGTCAGCGGTGTGACCGACGAGACGGGCGCCTACGCCATCCGCAACCTGCAGCCCGGCACCTGGACGGTGAAGGCCTCCCTGCAGGGCTTCAAGGAGTACATCCAGACCGGCGTGCCGGTGGCTCAGAACGACGTCTCCCGCGTGGACGGGAAGCTCGAGGTCGGCGCCCTGACCGAATCGGTCACGGTCACGACCGATTCCGCCCTGCTCAAGACCGACAAGGCTGACGTCTCGGTCAACCTCAAGCCTGCCGATGTCGTCAACCTGCCGCTGAACCAGTACCGGAACTATCAGGGCCTGATGAACCTGGTACCCGGTGCCACGCCGACTGTGACGCAGAACAATCAGGTCGACACGCCGGCCCGCGCGCTGGCGACCAACGTCAACGGCACCAACAACAACAACAACGTGACGCGTATCGACGGCGCGGCCTCGATCAACGTGTGGCTTCCGCACCACGCGGGCTACATCGCGCCAGTCGAGACGATCGAGACGGTCAACATCTCGACCAACAGCTTCGACGCGTCGCAGGGCATGACCGGCGGCGCCGCGGTGTCGGTCGCGACCAAGTCGGGCACGAACCAGTTCAGGGGTTCGGCGTTCTGGTTCCGTAACCAGGACAATTTCAACGCGCGCCAGGGGTATTTGACTACCCTGGAAAATCCGGAGTCGAGCGTCGACATCCTTGGCGGCACCGTCGGCGGTCCGATCAAGAAGAACAACCTGTTCTTCTTCGGCGGCTGGGAGCGCAACCTCGAGAAGAACAGCTTCGTCGAGCAGTTCACCGTGCCGACGGCGAGGATGCGCCAGGGCGACTTCAGCGAAGTGCTCGCCGTCAACCCCAATTTCAAGCTGTACGACCCCGCGACCGGCAACCAGTCGACCGGCGCCGGTCGGGCCGAGTTCCCCGGTGCGGTGATTCCGGCCAGCCGGATAAGCTCGATCTCGCAGACCATCCAGTCGCAGTACCCGGCGCCGAACGCAGCCGGCACGAACAGCGGCCTGCAGAACAACTATGAAGTCGCACGCTTCCCAGAGGCGAAGCGAGACAACGTCGACTTCAAGGTGAACTGGAACCGCACCTCCGCCAACCAGATCTGGGCCAAGTACTCGATGATGGACGCGTCGGTGCAGTCACTCTTCAAGCTGCCCTTCGACGAGCCCGGCGGCGGCGACACCACGGTGGATCTGTGGAGCATCGGACAGACCTACACGATCAACCCGACGTTGATCTGGGACGCCACGTTCGGGTCCAACGTGATGGAGCACGCGTCGCGGGGTCCTGACTACGGCACCAACTACGGGCTCGACCTGTTCAAGATCCCCGGCACCAACAGCGCCGGCACGACCGGCCCCGGCTCGGCTGACCCGCTCCTGTATTCGGGCATGCCGCAGATCAACACGGGACTGGGCGTAATCGGCAACAACGACGGGTGGACACCGGTCCAGCGCCGCGAGTTCAACTACACGTTCTCGACCAACGTCACGAAGGTCGCCGGCAGGCACGAGATTCGTTCCGGCTTCGACCTCGTCAAGCTCGGTCTCGACCACTGGCAGCCCGAATTCAACAACCCCCGTGGCACGTTCAGCTTCAACGGCGCGATCACGGGCATTCCGGGGTACTCGGCCACTATCTGGAACAACTACGGTGCGTTCCTTCTTGGCCAGATGAGCGAGTATGGCAAGAGCGTCCAGTTCGAGGAGATGACCACGAACGAGGACCAGTACGGCCTGTACATCAACGACCGCTGGCAGGTGAGCGACAAGCTGACGCTCAATGCCGGTCTCCGCTGGGAGTACTACCCGCTCATGCAGCGTGACGACCGCAGCTTCGAGCAGCTCGACCTGGCGACGTTCAACGTGCTCTTCAGCGAAAAGAGCAGCGACCTGGGCTACGAGTCGCAGAAGAACCTGTTTGCGCCCCGCGTCGGTGCGGCCTACCGCATCAACGACGACACGGTGTTCCGTGCCGGTTACGGTCGTACGTTCAACCCACTCCCGTGGTCGCGGCCGCTTCGCGGGTTCTACCCGTCCACGATCGCCTATGGCGCCACGGGGCCCGTCGCGGCCATCCCGTACGGCGATATCGGGCTGGGCATTCCTCCGGCGGCGAACCCCGACCTCTCGACCGGCGTCACTCCCCTGCCGCGCGGTGTCACCATGCGCACGCCAGAGGTCGGCAACGTGCAGCGCGGCACGATCGACTCGTGGAACGTGTTCGTCGAGCGCCGCCTTCCCGGCGAAATCTCACTGAGCACGGGATACGTGGGTACCGCGACCAACAACGGCTACGCGGACCTCAACCTGAACTACGCGGAAAGCGGTGGCAACGCCAATCGGCAGTTTTCCGCGCAGGCAGGCACCGCCGACATCCTGCTGTGGGGCGCGCGCACCAAGGCGCGCTACCACTCGCTCCAGATGGCCGTGAACCGTCCGTTCAGGAATGGCCTCCTCCTCAAGGGCGCCTACACCTTCTCGAAGGCGCTCAACGAGGCCGATGACGATGGATGGGTGGGCCTGAGCTGGAACCAGCCGTCACAGATCGGACGCAACTACGCGCGCGCGGGGTATGACCGCCCGCACATGCTCCAGATGGGCTTCGTGTACGAACTGCCGTGGTTCAGGGAGGACTCGGGCGTTCTCGCGATGCTCCTGAAGGCATGGCAGATCAACGGCATCGGGTCGTGGGTGTCGGGCACGCCGTTTTCCGTCACCGGTGACAACGCCCTTCTGAACCAGCAGGGTGGCCTCCAGACCGGCAATGTAAGCGGCGAACTCGAAGGCAACTTCAACGAGGCAGGGCCCAATGGCCCGTGGTACGACCCGAGCCAGTTCAGCCAGCCAGGCAACGCCTGGGGCAACAGCGGGCGCAACTCGTTCCGTGGGCCGTCGAACTGGAACCTTGACTTCTCGCTGTTCAAGGCGATCCCGGTTGGCCGCTACCGCATGGAGTTCCGTGCGGAGTCGAGCAACGTGCTGAACCATACGCAGTGGGCCAGCCCGGCCACCGCCGATCGCGCCATCACGTCGCTGAACTTCATGCGTCTTCGTACGCTGGCCCGAACGCCGCGGCGTATCCAGCTCGGCCTGCGCTTCGCGTTCTAG